The genomic interval TCCCCAACTTACACCCCCTGGTTTTGACGAAGATGTTGTCTTCGCGGTTGTCTTGGGAGGAGATGGAACTGTTTTATCCGCTTTCCGTCAGGTAGCTCCCTTGGGAATACCATTATTAACTGTCAATACAGGTCATATGGGTTTTTTAACGGAAACTTATGTCAATCATATTTCTCCGGCTCTCGAAAAAATCTTACAGGGAGATTATCAAATTGAAGAGCGATCGATGTTGACAGTGCAGTTATTCCGTCAAGAAGAACTCCTCTGGGAAGCTCTCTGTCTCAATGAAATGGTGGTACATAGAGAACCCTTAACCAGTATGTGTCATTTTGAGATTCAAATTGGTCAACACGCGGTAGTAGATATAGCCGCAGATGGCGTCATCGTCTCTACTCCTACTGGCTCTACCGCTTATTCTTTAAGTGCAGGGGGACCAGTAGTAACCCCAGATGTACCAGTATTACAGTTAGCGCCTATTTGTCCTCATTCTTTAGCTTCAAGAGCTTTAGTCTTTTCAGATCGTGAATCAGTAAATATTTATCCTGCTAATCCTAATCAAATGGTGATGGTAGTAGATGGAAATGGTGGCTCTTATATCATTCCTGAAGATAGAATTCATGTAAAGCGATCGCCTTATCAAGCGAGGTTTATTCGTCTGCAAAATCCTGAGTTTTTCCGTATTTTAAGAGAGAAGCTAGGTTGGGGACTTCCCCATATCGCCAAACCAACCTCAGTGGAACTCCCTTAAAATATAATTAATCATAAATATTGTTAAAACTTTATGTCTTATTCTCTTTCGGTTACAACTCAAAACGTGCTCTTAGTCAACACTGATGAGCCTTTTTGGCAATCAGCTAGTGATAGTCTCAAGGAAGTGGGTTATAATCCTATCCCTCTTTATCATCTTGAACAGGTAATTAATCAAGTTCAAGTTTTAGATCCTGCTATGCTTATTTTTGATTATAACTTTACAGGTACAGATGGACTAGAGCTTACTCGTGATTTAAGAAATCAGGGTTATCACTTTCCAATTTTAATGCTCAGTAGTTTAGAAACTCTAGAAACAAGGATAGCTTGTTTAGACTCAGGGGCTGATGATTATCTGGTTAAACCTATACACCCGAAAAACTTCCAACAGATTTTAGGAATTTATCTCCAACCCCAAAAAGTTATTAACGAAGAGTTACACTTTGGGGAATTAATCTTAGATTTAAATACTCGCCGACTCTTACGTCAGGGTGAGATCATTGATTTAACAATGAAAGAGTTTGAGTTACTCAAATATCTGATGTCTCACCCCAAAGAGATTTTAACTAGGGAACAAATTTTAGAAAATGTTTGGGGTTACGATTTTCACGGTGAATCCAACGTCATTGAGGTGTATATTCGTTACCTGCGTCTTAAAATAGAACAACAGGGACAAAAACGGATTATTCACACCATTAGAGGGGTTGGTTATGTTTTGAAAGAGTGAAATTAATCCTTGAGAAATTTAGCCTCGAATTCTTCACGATTAGAGAAAATCTCCAACGCGCTATCCATACTGGTTAACTCAAATAACATCTTGATTTGTTCATTAATAGAGCAAACATAGACTTTAACTTCAGCAGATCGCGCGTTTTTCAAAGCTAGTACTAACGCACCCAATCCCGAACTATCCATAAAGGTTACCTCCTGGAAGTCGATTAAAATCGTTTTTGCACCTTTGGCAATCAAGTGAGCTATATTTTGTTTAAATTCTTCTGATTTTGTCCCATCTAGAATCCCTAC from Gloeocapsa sp. DLM2.Bin57 carries:
- a CDS encoding anti-sigma factor antagonist encodes the protein MSLQIEYFQPVGILDGTKSEEFKQNIAHLIAKGAKTILIDFQEVTFMDSSGLGALVLALKNARSAEVKVYVCSINEQIKMLFELTSMDSALEIFSNREEFEAKFLKD
- a CDS encoding DNA-binding response regulator is translated as MSYSLSVTTQNVLLVNTDEPFWQSASDSLKEVGYNPIPLYHLEQVINQVQVLDPAMLIFDYNFTGTDGLELTRDLRNQGYHFPILMLSSLETLETRIACLDSGADDYLVKPIHPKNFQQILGIYLQPQKVINEELHFGELILDLNTRRLLRQGEIIDLTMKEFELLKYLMSHPKEILTREQILENVWGYDFHGESNVIEVYIRYLRLKIEQQGQKRIIHTIRGVGYVLKE
- a CDS encoding NAD(+) kinase, whose product is MPKAGIIYNDNKPIACRIANKLEDKLKKNGWEVVIARGFWGILGYSRPDSPVCYTPIPQLTPPGFDEDVVFAVVLGGDGTVLSAFRQVAPLGIPLLTVNTGHMGFLTETYVNHISPALEKILQGDYQIEERSMLTVQLFRQEELLWEALCLNEMVVHREPLTSMCHFEIQIGQHAVVDIAADGVIVSTPTGSTAYSLSAGGPVVTPDVPVLQLAPICPHSLASRALVFSDRESVNIYPANPNQMVMVVDGNGGSYIIPEDRIHVKRSPYQARFIRLQNPEFFRILREKLGWGLPHIAKPTSVELP